Proteins co-encoded in one Solea senegalensis isolate Sse05_10M linkage group LG8, IFAPA_SoseM_1, whole genome shotgun sequence genomic window:
- the LOC122772992 gene encoding claudin-4-like, translating to MVAAGLQMLGIALCIIGWIGAIVTCALPQWKVTAFVGQNIVTAQTTWEGIWMTCVVQSTGQMQCKVYDSMLALSRDLQAARALIIISILIGIIGILLSIAGGKCTNCVEDEAAKAKISVASGIIFIIAGVLCLIPVSWTANTIINNFYNPLMVNPQKKELGAMVSQGIQIVGISMSLIGWLMVVVVCALPMWKVTAFIGANIITAQTIWQGMWMNCVVQSTGQMQCKVYDSMLALSQDLQAARAMIIISILTGIFGVVLSVAGGKCTNCIEDERAKAKTCILAGVLFIVSGVLCLIPVSWSANTIIRNFYNPMVINAQRYELGAALYIGWAASALLLMGGGLLCWNCPPKHQQHPHYVPKFTPVKSMSTSREYV from the exons ATGGTAGCAGCTGGTTTACAGATGTTGGGCATTGCCCTCTGCATCATTGGCTGGATCGGGGCCATTGTTACCTGTGCTCTGCCCCAATGGAAAGTGACCGCTTTCGTGGGCCAGAACATTGTCACTGCTCAAACCACTTGGGAGGGCATCTGGATGACCTGCGTGGTCCAGAGCACGGGCCAGATGCAGTGCAAGGTCTACGACTCCATGCTGGCTCTTTCCCGGGACCTCCAGGCCGCTCGGgccctcatcatcatctctatcCTGATCGGCATCATCGGCATCCTCCTGTCCATTGCGGGGGGCAAGTGCACCAACTGCGTGGAGGACGAAGCAGCCAAAGCCAAAATCAGCGTTGCATCTggcatcatcttcatcatcgcTGGTGTCCTGTGCCTCATCCCCGTGTCCTGGACAGCAAACACCATCATTAACAACTTCTACAACCCACTCATGGTCAACCCTCAGAAGAAGGAGCTGGGGGCT ATGGTTTCTCAGGGGATTCAGATCGTTGGCATATCGatgtctctgattggctggttaATGGTCGTGGTGGTGTGCGCCCTACCCATGTGGAAGGTGACTGCTTTCATTGGGGCCAACATCATCACGGCTCAGACCATCTGGCAGGGCATGTGGATGAACTGTGTGGTGCAGAGCACAGGTCAGATGCAGTGCAAGGTGTACGACTCCATGCTGGCTCTGTCGCAGGACCTGCAGGCCGCACGCGCCATGATCATCATCTCCATCCTGACTGGGATCTTCGGAGTGGTGTTGTCAGTCGCCGGAGGGAAGTGCACTAACTGCATCGAGGACGAGCGAGCCAAGGCCAAGACGTGCATCTTGGCTGGAGTTCTCTTCATCGTCTCGGGTGTGCTCTGTCTCATTCCGGTCTCCTGGTCGGCCAACACCATCATCAGAAACTTCTACAACCCGATGGTGATTAATGCCCAGAGGTACGAGCTGGGAGCGGCGCTCTACATCGGCTGGGCGGCTTCTGCACTGCTGCTAATGGGAGGGGGGCTTCTGTGCTGGAACTGCCCACCCAAACACCAACAGCACCCCCACTATGTGCCCAAATTCACACCTGTGAAGTCAATGTCTACGTCAAGAGAATATGTGTGA